A window of Pantoea agglomerans contains these coding sequences:
- the fhuF gene encoding siderophore-iron reductase FhuF codes for MAIIRQQSQRFQYAQPIFMQGDRSLARALRDLMREQHSYMLDSIHLDEAAPADALTLAEWARPQHFPALAQRYSDYLYRQHPDAVQEAKPVQSLWAQWYFGLLVPPMMLALLAESRALDCSPQHIQVQFHEHGHPCAFWIAAHEDEEARYLTAPQRIDRLIQQHLIPAVNAIAQHGGINARLIWNNMGFSFHWFLGELKTLLDEATILQLEQMLFFTSRLQDGSDNPLYRTMLPRGGEMVRRSCCQRYRIPDVERCGNCTLSV; via the coding sequence ATGGCGATCATCAGGCAGCAATCTCAACGCTTTCAGTACGCTCAGCCTATTTTTATGCAGGGCGATCGCTCGCTGGCGCGCGCGCTGCGCGATCTGATGCGCGAGCAGCACAGCTATATGCTGGACAGCATTCACCTTGATGAAGCCGCTCCCGCAGACGCCCTGACGCTGGCGGAGTGGGCTCGCCCGCAACATTTCCCTGCGCTGGCGCAGCGCTACAGCGACTATCTCTATCGTCAGCACCCCGACGCCGTTCAGGAGGCGAAGCCGGTTCAGTCGCTCTGGGCGCAGTGGTATTTCGGCCTGCTGGTGCCGCCGATGATGCTGGCGCTGCTGGCGGAATCGCGCGCGCTCGACTGCTCGCCGCAGCATATCCAGGTTCAGTTCCACGAGCATGGCCACCCCTGCGCTTTCTGGATTGCGGCGCACGAAGATGAAGAGGCGCGCTACCTCACCGCGCCGCAGCGTATCGATCGCCTGATCCAGCAGCATCTGATCCCGGCGGTGAACGCCATCGCCCAGCACGGCGGCATCAACGCCAGGCTGATCTGGAACAATATGGGCTTCTCCTTCCACTGGTTCCTCGGCGAACTGAAAACCCTGCTGGATGAGGCGACGATTCTGCAGCTTGAGCAGATGCTCTTCTTTACCAGCCGCCTGCAGGACGGCAGCGATAATCCGCTTTACCGCACCATGTTGCCGCGCGGCGGCGAGATGGTCAGACGCAGCTGCTGCCAGCGCTACCGTATCCCCGACGTCGAACGCTGCGGCAACTGCACGCTCAGCGTATAA
- a CDS encoding YbaK/EbsC family protein, translating into MSLESVRQFFAEHAPDIDIIEMSQSTATVEMAARVHGVAPGQIAKTLSLKVKDEVVLIVTRGDARLDNRKLKAALGAKARMLSVDEVVNWTGHPVGGVCPFGLENPLKVYCDESLRRFDEVLPAAGAVHSAVRITPQRMAELTQAQWIDVCEAI; encoded by the coding sequence ATGAGCCTGGAGTCGGTACGGCAGTTTTTCGCCGAACACGCACCTGATATCGACATTATCGAGATGTCGCAAAGCACCGCTACCGTGGAGATGGCGGCGCGCGTTCACGGCGTCGCGCCGGGACAAATCGCCAAAACCCTGTCGCTGAAAGTCAAAGATGAAGTCGTGCTGATCGTCACGCGTGGCGATGCCCGGCTCGATAATCGCAAGCTAAAAGCGGCGCTGGGGGCGAAGGCGCGCATGCTCAGCGTCGATGAGGTGGTGAACTGGACCGGCCATCCGGTTGGCGGCGTCTGCCCGTTCGGGCTGGAGAATCCGCTCAAGGTTTACTGCGACGAGTCGCTGCGCCGCTTCGATGAAGTGCTGCCCGCAGCGGGCGCCGTCCATAGCGCCGTGCGGATTACGCCACAGCGCATGGCCGAGCTGACGCAGGCGCAGTGGATAGACGTGTGCGAAGCGATCTAA